The DNA window TCGAACAGCTGTCCGGAGCGGTAGAGCGCGGTCGGCATGAAGACGATCCCCACGTCGTCGTGCGCCTCGAGCGCGGCCTCGACGTCGGTCGGGTCGATCGTCCGCCCGTCGCGGCTCTCGACGGTCCGGAGCTTCTCCTCGGGATCGATCCCGCGCTGGCGGAGCTGTGCGCGGATCGCGTAGTGGTCGGAGGGGAAATCGAGGTCGTTGACCAACACCGCAGGCTCGACGTCGGGATCCCAGTCGCCGTCGGCGGCGTCGAATCCGGCCCGGTCCGGCCCGTTCCCGGCGCGCAGCTCGTCGAGGAACGTCCCGACGAGGGTATGGATGTTCACCGTGATCGAGTTGCCGACGACGACCTCGTCGGGGTCGGCACCGACGAGCGGGGCGAGCGCCGCACCGATCCGCTCGCCGACCTCGAACCACGGCGGGTCCGCGTCGGTCCAGCCGCCGATCAGCAGCTCGCGCCACTCGTCGACAACCCGGTCGAGGCTCGCGAGCGCGGCGTCGCTCGCGGGGCCGAGGGAGTTGCCGTCCATGTACAGCGCGTCGTCCGGGACCGAGAAGCGGTCCGCGAACGTCGAGAGCGGGTCGTCCGCGTCGAGACGGGCGGCGACCTCGACCGGGTCCGCGTCGAGCCCGCCGCGGTCGAGTGCCGCGGTCGCGGGGGCGTACGGGTCGTCCCCGGCGGCCGAGGACGGACCGCCCCCGGCGGGAGCGCCGTCGCCGTGTGAGTCGTCCATGGGAGGAGGGACGCCGCCGGCGACTAAGCCCTTCCGGGGAACGCCGGCGGCCGCGGCGGCTCACTCCCTGGACTCGCCGAACCGGTGGACGGACCCCGCGGCGAGCGCCCCGCAGACCGCGATCCCGGCGATCACGAAGAACAGCTCCCGGGTGCCGGCGACCGTGAGGACGAACCCCGCGAGTCCGGCCCCGAGCGAGCCGACGCCGAAGATCGCGAGGTAGGTGTAGCCGAACGACAGCCCCCGCGTTCCCGGCGGCGAGTAGGTCGCGACGGTCGCCTGTGAGAGCGGCTGGACGGTGAACAGCGCGACGCCGAGCAGCCCGGAGACGAGCAGGAACGACCAGACCTGCCCGGTGGCCGGCACGAACGCCAGCGCGAGCGTGGCCAGGATCGACATGAGGTAGA is part of the Halorubrum aethiopicum genome and encodes:
- the kynU gene encoding kynureninase, yielding MDDSHGDGAPAGGGPSSAAGDDPYAPATAALDRGGLDADPVEVAARLDADDPLSTFADRFSVPDDALYMDGNSLGPASDAALASLDRVVDEWRELLIGGWTDADPPWFEVGERIGAALAPLVGADPDEVVVGNSITVNIHTLVGTFLDELRAGNGPDRAGFDAADGDWDPDVEPAVLVNDLDFPSDHYAIRAQLRQRGIDPEEKLRTVESRDGRTIDPTDVEAALEAHDDVGIVFMPTALYRSGQLFDVARITEAAHDAGAYAGFDAAHSVGAVPHAFADAGVDFAVWCTYKYLNAGPGSIGALFVAERHHGLTPALAGWWGHEKATQFEMNLTYTPADSAGAWQIGTPPLLAAAPLEGSVELLREAGIERIRAKSLALTDFLIASVDERLPEVSIGTPRERDARGGHVALEHPEAERLSEALTDRGVVVDFRPPNVVRVCPAAPYTAFADVLEVVDRIEALLESGDHLAYEVGEGGVT